CCCCATTGGCATAGTGAGATGATGGATAAGAAGTGTATAGAGCATCTCTCTGGTGGTAGGTATAGGATAGCCGGGTTTTATGTTTTGAAGTGGTCCCACGTTGTCATTCAACCACCTTGCCCCTTCTTGATAGTGTGGTTGCCCTATGACTCAAATAAACTaaaatagaagcttcaagtcatTAGAAAATTATTAACTTTTATCTCTTTAAGTGTATGtgtggtgtgtgtggggggggggatcaATCATCTCCTCAATAATTATTCGAGGAACCAATGACCTGAGATAAACCTTAACAACCGTCATGAGTTCCACTAACCACATTTTCATCACACCAAAATACCATTTAAAGTAAATGCACTTTCAATCCCCCTTTTTAGTTTATTGATGACAACATGTTAGATCATGGCAGAGAAAATAAAGATGGAGAATAGGCATGCAAAGCTATCGACATAGAGTGCTCCCCATAGGTGTGTTCATGTACAACAAATGTTTGTGTGATTATATACCATGCACACAACTAGAGCCCCCCCTAGATCAATAGAAATATGCAATGAGATGAGTGAATAGTATCAACTAAATGAATCATTGCATAAAAGGCTTCACATGTGATAAAAATATATCAACGAGACTATGCACACATCACATGCAAGAGGTGTGGTAAGAGAGTAAACTATGTGCACAAATCATCATGGTGTTTGCTACTCTTGGGATTCAAATAATCCCTACCTAGTTGGTGTCGCTTAGAAGCCTCACAACTATGGATTTGTGATTTGGTTTTGTTTGTCAAGGTTCGAGGGCCGCATCAAGGTCTACCAATGCTGATCGACTCGAGGCATTTGTTGGCCAACACTGAAGGAGAATAACGGTGGGGCATTGTTGACATTGAGGGCAATAGTAGCCTCTGCATCTCCAATGAAGAGTAGCACCTCTCTCAAGGTTGTGAACTTCGTGATAAATTTTCATATCCGACTTTGtgtttatttctatttcagtttgTGCTAGCTTGCCTTGTGTATATTGTTGCTAGTCTTGTTATCGTATAGGTCGATTGACTTAGTTGTGTTTAGGGAAGTTATAATTCTACAATCCCTAAGAACCAAGAAAGTGTAAAACTATGCAGTCGCCTATTCAACTCACTTTGACCCATCATTTAGTATCAGAGTTAAGGACACTTGTGGTACGCTTAACTGCTTAAAGAATATATATGGCTAAAAGATCACCCCCAGCTATGATGCTAGGATTTATGGCTTGAAGGTCAGTCTCCAAGGTCTTTGAGTCCGCCAAAAAATCTGCCACAATTGGTCACTCCGATGATAGTGGTACTCCACAGGGTTACACAAGGGCTCACCTCGATTACGCTTCTACTTCACAAAACTCTCGCGTAGAAAATATAAGGCCACAACCTATGTTTGTTAGTGCTCAGTATGTTCATCGAGATTCTCTTATAAGAACACATTTTTATGGAACAAACTATTTTTTTGCAATTAGTCCGGTTTTCTTGCATATCCAGAAAAACCATGCCTTGACATACTACACGAAGTTATGCACAATTATTATTATCTTTACTACGATGAGAATACACTAGAAGCAACACGTTTAAGTTTGATTGGATGATGATGGAGACACCGACTAGGCGCACCCTCCATCCAACTGATGCCTAGCATTCCACTTGAAATTTCACATTCCCTAATTTTATAGAGACCCTATATAGCTTGAGCATGTTTAATAATATAGCCAACTATTGATTATAGTATGTTGTCTATAGCCAATGTAATAGCCAATATATATAGTAATTAGCTATACGAAAGCACTAATTAACATATGGTCCATCTTCCACTCTCAGAATGCTTCTTCGAGCCCGTGCTACAACCGGCTATAAATCTAGAGCTTGCTTCTCTTCTTTCTCTCTCCCAACTCAGGAAAAACATAATATTAAAATACTTATAGAACATCGGGTAGGGCATTTTGGAggacgagctccatggagctctttttcaaaaaaataatcatttttttagtttcaaaaaaatctaacaaaaccATACACATTCATATTGATGTGTTTTACATGTGTATAAAGTCTAAAATGAAATACATTATGGTGAGAgctacaaaaatgacaaatttgtgCATTCTTTATAGTGAATGTTGTGTACTGTTCATTATTTCAAAATTACATGTTCTCTTTTTTGTGCAGCTCTCACCATATGTATATCATCTTCAGATTTTACACCCATGCACTATACATTAGTATGAATTGGtgtgatttttttagattttttttcaacTTCAAAATGagattttcaaaaatttcaaagtAAAGGACTTCATGTTGCTCGTTCTCCATGTAGCATTACCGGCTTTCATcatcttattatacttgctctccACATACTTTGAGAAGTGACGTTATTTAAGAAAGGCACAACGAACCAACGTGGAACACTTGACGTTATTTCACACTTGATGTAGTGGTGGAATGATGAACCACCTAGTTTTTCACGTTGTCTTGACGGATGTAAAAGCATCGACAGCGACGCACCTCTAATTTGACCCCTCAAACGTCCGTGGACGCGTCCGGTCAGTGACCGGGCGTATCAGTTTTGAGTCCCTATTTGTCTGTCCACGCAGTCACAATCCTCATTTTCTTCCTCATATGTTCAGTTACTTGCACGTGATTGGTAAAgatgaagaaaaagaaagaaaagaatgaataaagaaagagaaaagatggtCCGGAATGTGGTCGCATCCTACATGGCGGACTGGCCGGGTGTGTCGGCAAGCCCTCATATCCTCCCTACATTTGAGATGGATATGAGGGTTCGCGGACAACCCGGACGTATAGGGATGATATGAGAGATCCGGTTGGATCACCTTTTTTTTTTCTCTCTATTGTCTGGTCATTGACCGGACGCATCCGTGAATGTATAAGAGATGGTTTGAGACGTCGGACTGTAGATGTTGTAACTCTGCTAAACTGGTAATAAAGTGCCAAGTGGCTTCCCCGTATTAAAAACAAGGTGGAAAGGCACGACGTATACTACTTTACCCGTCGTTTTCAATTCGGCCATCAACATGTTGTACCGACCATCGCCATGCCTGAACAATCCTATCCTGACCTAAATTTTGACATCAATGATATGCGGAAGCTCAAACAAGAATAGAAGAAGTGCTCTTAAAAAGGACGGAAGAAACTTTCTACTAGTGCTGACTGTCATCATTTCATGTCATGTCATGCCTGGTTAATACACTATACTAACATCCATCCATCATGTAAGTACACAGGCGTACCACTATACGCAACAAAAGGAAGAATAGTTCGATGGTCAAGCAGCCACATGATGACACGAACACATATGTCACTCTACATATCGACCTATCTGAATCTGATGCAGCAGATACCATGGAATACTGAAGTTATTAGTTCCTTCTGCTGTACGTACTGGTCAATCTCAGTATCACATCTGCCTCACTCCATCTTCGGCGATCAACATTTTGTACCGACCGTTGCTCGTATTTTATCCTGACCTAAATTCCGACGTCAACGCATGATAGCTCAAACAAAAATCCAAGAACGTGGTGCTTACAAAAGACGGAAGAAACTTTATGATACTGCTTTTTCTTCTGAGCTTAACTTTATTAAACTACTAATATTATAGAACAAAAACTACAAGAGGATCTATCGAATTCGGTGATCAAGCAGCCACTTGTATGCAAACCCCGCAACACGATGACACGAACACGTAAACAACGATCGATCTGGTGCTGATATCAAGGGATTATTCAAGTTAATTTCATCTGCAATCCTCCAGGCAATGCTGCAACAAGCCACCTACCACTGGTCAATCTCTGTGTCTTTGATCTTCCTCACTCCATCTTCTCCTCTGTCATTGCACCGGACTGCACCGTATCGGCGGCCGGCGCGTCTCTCCTGCCGCGCAGCTCGCCGACGAGCCTCTtgagggcggcggaggcgcctgCGCCGTCGCAGCCCATGAACACCTCGCCGATGTCGGCCGGCGTGATACGCACGTCGGCGGCCAGAAGGCCCTCGGCCTCGGCCATGAGGCCGTCCACCACCGCGTCGGGCTCGTCCTCGGGGTCCTCGCCGACGCCGATGTAGTTCTTGGCGAGCACGCGGAGCGCCGCGGGCGTGCAGTAGCCGAGCTCGATCTTGCGGTCCATGCGGCCCGGGCGGAGCAGCGCCGGGTCCAGCCGCTCCGGGTGGTTGGTGGTGAAGATCATCAGGCGCTCGCCCACGCAGGACGACCAGAGCCCGTCCACGAAGTTGAGGACGCCGGAGAGGCTGATGGACTCGCGCCCAatcgccgccatggccgcggcCGCGGCCGGGGAGAGCATGGCCAGCTGCGTGTTGTCCTCGTCGGCGCCGCCGGAGTTCTTCTTGCGGTCGGAGAGGTCGAGGGAGCAGTCGATGTCCTCCACGACGACGACGGACTTGGGCGTGGTGGAGACGAGCAGGCGGCGGAGGTGGGAGTTGGTGGGCACCGTGGTGAGCTCCAGGTCGTACACGTCGAACTCGAGGAGGTTGGCGATGGCGGCCACGAGGCTGGTCTTGCCGGTGCCGGGCGGGCCGTGGAGCAGGTACCCGCGCTTCCAGGCGCGGCCGACGCGCGCGTAGTGCTCCCGGCGGGCGGCGAAGCGGAGCAGGTCGGCGCGGATCTCCTCACGGAGCGCCGGGTCGACGGCGAGCGTGTCGAAGGTGGAGGGGTGGGAGAAGGTGTGGGAGGTCCAgaggcggtggtggtcgtcgccgggcgcggcggcgcggttgGTGTAGAGCCTGCGCTCCCGCGACTTGAGCCGCATCCTTGTGGCCTCGTCGATGATGTGGGGGATGTAGGTGTCGTGCACGAAGTCGCGGTGCTGGCGCGGGAACTGGAGCtcgaggctgcggtggtcgccgccggcgccgccgccgcgggaGCCGAACACGTTGTAGGGGTTGTGCCCGGCGCCGCGCTCGACGGGGCGCGCCGTGGAGGTCCACTTGACGCGGACGCCCTGGAAGGTGTCGTCCGCGGTGTGCGAGTCCGGGAGCGAGGCGACGGCGCGCTCCGACTGGCGCGGCTTGTAGAGGcgcacggcgggggcggcggcgaggcagcgCGAGCCGAGGTAGAGCTGCGCGGCGTCGTAGAGGTCGTTGGTGGCGCCGGAGCTGGCGCCGTCGGCCTCGTCGATGAGGATGGTGGCCGTGGGCGCCCGgaacgcggcggcgaggcgcgccaGCAGGCGGCGCAGCCACAGCTCGGCCTCCGGCGGGATGAAGTCCCGCATGGCCGTCCGGAACACCATGACCGTCGCGATCAGCGAGCCCACCGAGCGCCAGTCCAGGACCATCTCCATCGCCGCCGCCAGCTTTAGCTTAGCTTTGGTGCGCGTCGGCTTGTCACAGTGTCAGTGGGTGCAGTgtgtgctggactgctggtgcgcGCTGTGTGGTGATGGGAGTGGAgtgggatgaggaggaggaggtggggtggGGTGGGTTTTATAGGTGGCGCGGGGGACGGGTCGGGGCGGAGGCGGTTCGCCGGATGTGGAAAGTTGGCGAGGTGAGGTGGTGGTGCGTGCGTGCGCCGGGGCGGGGCGGCATCATTCTTGGCGTCTTCCCCGGCTGCTTTCGCCGCGCCTTTCCGGCGGCGACACGAGTCGGCCCGCCGCGCGCCGGCGAGGTGGCGAAAAAGTGCTCGGCTTCCGTGCCAGTCGTGCGTTCCAAGCCGAGCGATGATTGGCTCACGGTGAGCAGTCGGTGGGTCGTGCCATCCGTCCATGCATGCACACGCACCACTTTGATCAACCCACCGCCTTGGCGGCTAAGCAACGGGTACGGTTCAGCACGCAGGAGCACCACCACGACCGGGACGTACGTGGCCTCGATCTTGGCCGACGGTGAGCCGACGGGGGCGTGCCCACACAGTCCactgataataataataataataataataataatggagCTGGGCCGAGGATTAGAGCATACAGTACGACGGTTGCACCGTCGGTCGTGCCTCGGTGCTGCTTACTCTACCTTTTGCTTTGTGGATGTGGAGAAAGCTTCAAAGCCCAAAGGCACATTATGGTTTACAGAAAGATTCTTTCTTCCTTCCGAGGCCGTGAACAAACGACGGCAAAGCTAATCTATCTTTCGAGGCCGTGAACAAACGACGGCAAAGCTGCTGGTGGATTGGAGAGTCCAGTCGAGAGCAACTGAGGTAGGTAGGTAGTAGGTGCCGCCGTGCCGCCACGACATGAACAGCGACGGGCGGCTCTTTCGGCTGGACAGCAGAGACGCCGGGCGCGTGGCGGCCAATGTTTCGTGGTCTGCATCTTGAGCGGCTTGTCGAAATCAGGCATGGATCGGCCGGTTCAGTGCACAGTGCTTTATGAAATGTTACACGATGCTTGTAGATCTGCCCCGATCGATCTGAGTAAGACGTGTGCGAAAGGCGAACCAATCTATGGTTGAGATGATTAAATGGACAATGATATCTCCAGCTTattagggttcaagtcctggtgctcgcatttattctgaatttattttagaatttccgATGAtatgctttcagtgggaggagacgttcccgtcgactacggagcgcctatggtgacttcataaaatctcaagatgatataccggctcagtctctcggaggtgcttatAGAGATAAATGTGTATATGTGCGTTCGTAGAGATGAGTGTGTGCGCGTTTATATAAACATTTACGTATATACTGTGCTAAAAAAAAGCGTGTGCGAAAGCTATGCGGATTGGCCGTCCGTTCTGatcttgcgggggggggggggggggggggggggaggaggatcTGATTATTATTTTTTTTGCAGGGATCTGATCTATCATAACATGGGCATCCCAATGTTTTTATGTATTCTTGTGTGTGTGACCACACAACTGTCGAGCACGTACTTGGTGCCAAAACTATATCACATGCTCTCACACGGACAAGCATAAGATATTGTTACATCGACGCGCGCATGAATTAAGTTAAATTTGTTGAAGGGTCCCTCGAAAAAAATTTGTCGAAGGGGACAGGCATAGAAAGGTAGTGCTTTTCGTGCCACATGGTACATTGCACTACGTGCAAACGACGCGAGCACATCattgtaaaaccactctcgctttCTCCGTTTGCAAAAGGCAGGCAGCCATTCTCCGTTCTCCGTTTCGTCAGGCGATGGAAGGCATCAATAATTTGAACTCCGGCAGCGGCCTAAGCGTAAAGCGTGTGCGGATGATGATCGATGGACCTGTTTCCGGTTCAGATGAACGTGGCATCGGACGAATTGATAACACGTAGGAGTTGCATTTTACAGTGACGAGAGGAGACCACCCGTCCAAGTGGCGAGTTCCGAGCAATGAATCTGGTTTAGCCAGCAGACAAGAACAGCGTAGCCAAGTCAGGTTTGTGGTCTCAGCCCTGGTTCGACATCGATCGTCTGCTTGGATCCACATCACGGCGGTGTCAGGTCCTTTCGCCCCTGTGGACGATCTACTTGGGAAGCATGCTGCCGACGCACGGATCTCTATTAAACAAGGATCTCTATTAAGTTAATCATGCTAGATTATCCCATTATAACAAGAACTCAAGCCGGACACGACCGGACAACACACAAGACTAGACGTCATTTGTCATTTGTCAACACTCGTTTGGAAGAAGGTGAAGGGTACGCGACGACGAACTGGTTCGGTTTCGTTTGTCCCAACTGTGTTTGTTTATTTattaactagcaaagtggcccgcgcAAATGCACAGGCTAGGCATTTAAATGTGTAAATGTCTTATCATATTGTAATGATATTATGTTGAAATAATGGAAATGAGAC
The sequence above is drawn from the Triticum aestivum cultivar Chinese Spring chromosome 7A, IWGSC CS RefSeq v2.1, whole genome shotgun sequence genome and encodes:
- the LOC123148699 gene encoding AAA-ATPase At3g50940-like, translated to MEMVLDWRSVGSLIATVMVFRTAMRDFIPPEAELWLRRLLARLAAAFRAPTATILIDEADGASSGATNDLYDAAQLYLGSRCLAAAPAVRLYKPRQSERAVASLPDSHTADDTFQGVRVKWTSTARPVERGAGHNPYNVFGSRGGGAGGDHRSLELQFPRQHRDFVHDTYIPHIIDEATRMRLKSRERRLYTNRAAAPGDDHHRLWTSHTFSHPSTFDTLAVDPALREEIRADLLRFAARREHYARVGRAWKRGYLLHGPPGTGKTSLVAAIANLLEFDVYDLELTTVPTNSHLRRLLVSTTPKSVVVVEDIDCSLDLSDRKKNSGGADEDNTQLAMLSPAAAAAMAAIGRESISLSGVLNFVDGLWSSCVGERLMIFTTNHPERLDPALLRPGRMDRKIELGYCTPAALRVLAKNYIGVGEDPEDEPDAVVDGLMAEAEGLLAADVRITPADIGEVFMGCDGAGASAALKRLVGELRGRRDAPAADTVQSGAMTEEKME